The proteins below are encoded in one region of Sphingobacterium sp. R2:
- the hemJ gene encoding protoporphyrinogen oxidase HemJ: MIYLYAKAVHIIFVVCWMAGLFYIVRLFIYHTEAKSRPAEEYGILHRQFTVMESKLWWIITTPAMYLTVVAALVMLYMNPGLLKMGWMHVKLTFVLGLILYHFSCQRIMFQLQSESSNWSSTKLRLWNELATVLLFAIVFTVVLKSALNWIFGVLGLLILSVALMMAVKLYKKYRNKNVGRKS, translated from the coding sequence ATGATCTATTTATATGCAAAAGCTGTTCACATTATCTTTGTAGTATGTTGGATGGCTGGATTGTTCTATATTGTCCGACTCTTCATCTACCATACGGAAGCTAAATCTAGGCCTGCGGAAGAATATGGAATTTTGCATAGACAGTTTACTGTAATGGAAAGTAAGTTGTGGTGGATTATAACCACTCCAGCAATGTACCTCACTGTAGTCGCAGCACTTGTTATGCTTTATATGAATCCGGGTTTGCTGAAGATGGGCTGGATGCATGTCAAGCTCACTTTCGTTTTAGGATTGATACTTTATCATTTCTCCTGCCAGCGTATTATGTTTCAACTACAAAGTGAGTCGTCCAATTGGTCTTCAACAAAATTGAGGCTATGGAATGAACTCGCTACCGTTTTACTATTTGCGATCGTTTTTACAGTAGTTTTAAAATCGGCCCTGAATTGGATATTCGGCGTTTTGGGACTGTTAATTTTATCAGTTGCGCTGATGATGGCTGTAAAGCTTTATAAAAAGTATCGCAACAAAAATGTTGGGCGAAAAAGTTAA
- a CDS encoding helix-turn-helix domain-containing protein, whose product MTDLSFASQKIKQKQKIELNKTGFDFALVYILEGSVLSKENMLKFSKGNLLFLNKTCETLETKKDAMVFVLYFSSSYFKDLHFIQQNFRLSYSPVEIFNSKTFLNRSLSLKKENKKLTEQVFGLIHQYDREDATTSIFIFHQIMSLFALVENIVKDLGLPIHASYEMSQEIDQYIQQNIYFPDKLQIKSIADQFQISANYFGAFFKKRYTVSYKTYIDDIRIKLIEDRLASNTYSMKQIVEELGFNDESHLTNFYKKKRNVTPSSYKRAKNSI is encoded by the coding sequence ATGACGGATTTATCTTTCGCTTCTCAGAAAATCAAGCAAAAACAAAAAATAGAACTAAATAAAACAGGCTTTGATTTCGCTTTAGTATATATACTGGAGGGATCGGTCCTGTCTAAAGAAAATATGTTGAAATTTTCAAAAGGAAATTTACTCTTTTTGAATAAGACCTGTGAAACACTTGAAACTAAGAAAGATGCAATGGTATTCGTCCTCTATTTTTCCAGTTCCTATTTTAAAGATCTTCATTTTATACAGCAAAATTTCAGACTTTCTTACAGTCCGGTGGAAATTTTCAATTCGAAGACATTTTTAAATAGGAGCCTATCGCTGAAGAAAGAAAATAAAAAATTGACGGAGCAGGTATTCGGCCTAATACATCAATATGACCGTGAGGACGCAACGACTTCTATTTTCATATTCCACCAAATTATGTCTCTTTTTGCTTTAGTGGAAAATATTGTAAAAGACCTGGGCCTGCCTATTCATGCATCTTATGAAATGTCTCAAGAAATCGATCAATATATTCAGCAAAACATTTATTTTCCCGACAAATTACAAATTAAGTCAATCGCCGATCAGTTTCAAATTTCCGCTAATTATTTTGGTGCATTTTTTAAAAAGCGATATACTGTGAGTTATAAAACGTATATCGATGATATTCGAATTAAACTTATTGAAGACAGGTTAGCTTCCAATACCTATAGCATGAAACAAATTGTAGAAGAACTTGGATTTAACGATGAGAGTCACTTGACTAATTTTTATAAGAAAAAACGAAATGTTACACCAAGCTCTTATAAGAGAGCTAAAAATAGCATTTGA
- a CDS encoding ATP-binding cassette domain-containing protein, giving the protein MQSILPLIRIVDLKKSYGTKEILKGINLDIFPGQVIGYIGPNGAGKSTTVKILTGLIEDFTGTVEINGINIQEDPLAVKALLGYVPENAELYEVLTPIEYLDFVGKLYGMENNIILERSLKLLTAFGLESNANNRMDTFSKGMR; this is encoded by the coding sequence ATGCAAAGTATATTACCGCTCATCCGGATCGTTGACCTCAAAAAATCGTACGGCACAAAGGAAATTTTGAAAGGAATTAACCTCGACATATTCCCAGGCCAAGTGATCGGATATATTGGCCCAAATGGGGCAGGCAAATCCACCACTGTTAAAATATTGACAGGACTAATTGAAGATTTCACAGGCACTGTAGAAATTAATGGTATCAACATTCAAGAAGATCCATTGGCCGTAAAAGCATTGTTAGGTTATGTTCCCGAAAATGCTGAATTATATGAAGTACTGACTCCTATTGAATATTTAGATTTTGTAGGTAAGCTTTATGGAATGGAAAATAATATTATTCTGGAACGTTCCTTAAAGTTATTGACTGCTTTTGGTCTTGAATCAAATGCGAATAATAGGATGGACACCTTCTCAAAAGGAATGCGTTAA
- the hemE gene encoding uroporphyrinogen decarboxylase encodes MSTTLQNDLLIRAAFSQQTERPPVWMMRQAGRFMKEYWDIKNKYSFLEMCKTPEIAADVTMLPVDLLGIDAAILFSDILVTAEAMGGDLSFEQGVGPRFSNPIRSVEDAEALSVNCLDRLQYVADAIKVIQQRLDSRIPLIGFAGAPFTILSYLVEGGSSKDFKLTKLMLNNQPELAHMILQKIADVTVDYLNMQIDAGVNAIQLFDSWALALSWNDYRDFSHYYNKQIISRLNRQNIPVISFCKGSSVFAPMMVEAQPDVISIDWNADLKNIKQSLPQGIAVQGNLDPFVLYADKAVIKRKITELFERMRGENGFIFNLGHGIMPDIPFDNVKYAIEVVKEFRY; translated from the coding sequence GTGAGTACTACTTTACAAAACGACTTATTGATTAGGGCTGCATTTTCGCAGCAGACAGAGAGACCTCCTGTGTGGATGATGCGTCAAGCTGGGCGCTTTATGAAAGAATATTGGGATATCAAGAATAAATATTCCTTTCTGGAAATGTGCAAAACACCCGAAATAGCCGCTGATGTCACTATGCTTCCAGTTGATTTATTGGGTATTGACGCTGCTATTTTATTTTCTGATATTTTAGTGACTGCCGAAGCAATGGGCGGCGATCTTTCCTTTGAACAAGGTGTAGGACCTCGTTTTTCTAATCCTATTCGTTCTGTAGAGGATGCAGAAGCTTTATCCGTTAACTGTTTGGATAGATTGCAATATGTTGCTGATGCAATAAAGGTCATTCAGCAACGTCTTGATAGCCGTATTCCTTTGATTGGATTTGCAGGAGCACCGTTTACAATTTTAAGTTATTTGGTGGAAGGCGGTTCTTCAAAAGATTTTAAGTTAACAAAATTGATGTTGAATAATCAGCCTGAGTTGGCACATATGATTCTTCAAAAGATCGCCGATGTTACTGTTGACTATCTGAACATGCAGATCGATGCAGGTGTTAATGCGATTCAACTATTTGATAGTTGGGCTTTGGCCTTATCATGGAATGATTACCGTGATTTCTCACATTATTATAATAAACAGATTATCTCAAGATTAAACCGTCAAAACATTCCAGTGATTTCATTTTGTAAGGGGTCGTCTGTTTTTGCACCGATGATGGTCGAAGCGCAACCTGATGTGATATCTATTGATTGGAATGCAGATTTAAAAAATATAAAACAATCCCTACCACAGGGGATCGCTGTCCAAGGAAATTTAGATCCATTTGTTTTGTATGCTGATAAGGCCGTAATCAAAAGGAAGATTACAGAACTGTTTGAACGTATGCGAGGTGAAAATGGGTTTATCTTTAATTTGGGGCATGGTATTATGCCAGACATCCCATTTGACAATGTAAAATATGCCATTGAAGTAGTGAAAGAATTTCGCTATTAA
- a CDS encoding cell wall metabolism sensor histidine kinase WalK, producing MKKALLLFYFLLFYAVMQLIWWGVMFVRFDPSKQNMIIGEGIFFLIIFLWGAWRLKRLVEREQKLLQQQQNFLLAITHELKSPLASVKLYIQTILRRDLDKEQQQTFLRNSLKDIERLDDLVENVLMTTKLDSRNYSMPKEDFNFTSLVEQIVDRLQKNSCSSQVLKPYLEADIIIHADKFAISNVVTNLIENAIKYSPACAMVDVKLYTENSKIIFSVADHGIGISDEEKKLIFNKFYRVGSEATRKTKGTGLGLYIVKTVLQKHDATIKVKDNTPKGSIFEVTFERNAK from the coding sequence ATGAAGAAAGCGCTGTTACTCTTTTATTTTCTATTGTTTTATGCGGTTATGCAATTGATTTGGTGGGGGGTGATGTTTGTTCGATTTGACCCCAGCAAGCAGAACATGATCATTGGAGAAGGGATTTTCTTCCTAATTATTTTCTTATGGGGAGCATGGCGACTAAAACGACTCGTGGAAAGAGAGCAGAAATTATTGCAGCAACAGCAAAACTTTCTTTTAGCCATTACACATGAACTGAAATCACCTTTGGCTTCGGTCAAACTGTATATTCAAACGATTTTGAGGCGTGATTTGGATAAGGAACAACAGCAGACGTTCTTGCGTAATTCACTAAAGGATATCGAGCGTTTGGATGATTTAGTAGAAAATGTGCTAATGACCACCAAATTGGATAGCCGCAATTATAGTATGCCGAAAGAGGATTTTAATTTTACTTCTTTGGTAGAGCAGATCGTTGACAGGCTGCAAAAGAATTCGTGCAGTTCACAAGTTTTGAAACCTTATTTGGAAGCGGATATTATTATTCATGCTGATAAGTTTGCGATTAGTAATGTGGTCACTAACCTGATTGAAAATGCGATTAAGTATTCACCCGCATGTGCTATGGTGGATGTGAAATTATATACGGAGAATAGTAAAATAATTTTTTCTGTTGCTGACCATGGTATTGGTATCAGCGATGAAGAGAAAAAGCTTATCTTTAATAAGTTTTATCGGGTGGGCAGTGAGGCTACACGGAAAACCAAAGGCACAGGTTTGGGGTTATATATCGTGAAAACCGTGTTGCAGAAACACGACGCGACCATTAAAGTTAAAGATAACACTCCTAAAGGGAGTATTTTTGAAGTAACATTTGAAAGAAATGCAAAGTAA
- a CDS encoding response regulator transcription factor yields the protein MQSKQRILLVEDEEHLLEAIKLNLEMEGYRVTTATDGKKALKVFKEERFNLVVLDVMIPEIDGFQVAETIRLQNTEVPIMFLTAKNSSEDRITGLKKGADDYLVKPFNLEELILRVGNLVRRGMKPDDLKELNSYQIGDKTIYFNSYELHHADGTITSLTKKETMLLKLLIERRNEAVSREQILETVWNYDVYPSTRTIDNFILTFRKYFEPDQKHPIYFHSIRGVGYKFTDNNA from the coding sequence ATGCAAAGTAAACAAAGAATATTACTTGTCGAAGATGAAGAGCACTTGTTAGAAGCTATCAAGTTAAATCTCGAAATGGAAGGTTACCGTGTCACTACGGCCACCGATGGAAAAAAAGCACTAAAAGTCTTCAAGGAGGAGCGTTTCAACTTGGTTGTCTTGGATGTGATGATTCCGGAAATTGATGGATTTCAAGTTGCTGAAACTATTCGACTGCAAAATACAGAAGTTCCTATTATGTTTTTAACTGCCAAAAATAGCAGTGAGGATCGGATCACCGGTCTTAAGAAAGGAGCAGATGACTATTTGGTGAAACCTTTCAACTTAGAAGAGTTGATTCTGCGTGTTGGAAATTTAGTTCGCCGCGGCATGAAGCCTGATGATTTGAAAGAACTAAATTCTTATCAAATAGGAGATAAAACGATCTATTTCAATTCGTATGAGCTGCATCATGCGGATGGTACGATAACGTCTTTAACGAAAAAGGAAACGATGTTGTTAAAGCTGTTGATCGAAAGACGTAATGAGGCGGTATCAAGGGAGCAAATATTGGAAACCGTGTGGAACTATGATGTTTACCCATCTACACGGACGATCGATAATTTTATCTTGACATTCCGGAAATATTTCGAGCCTGATCAAAAACACCCAATTTATTTTCATTCTATCCGTGGTGTTGGTTATAAGTTTACCGACAATAATGCCTAG
- a CDS encoding NAD-dependent succinate-semialdehyde dehydrogenase, whose translation MKNKLLIENAYINGKFITSKHTFDVINPATGKIIASLPDLKVADCSKAIDAAHKAWKSWKNTTVVERSDIIRKWYNLIQEHKDDLAEIMTLESGKPLSESKVEVDYGSSFVAWFSEEAKRTYGETIPSQKKGSRMMTIKQGVGVVAAITPWNFPIAMVTRKVAPALAAGCTVVLKPASQTPFSAIALAKLAEEAGVPKGVINVITGKDSSGIGRELATNDLVRKLSFTGSTEVGKTLIEQSASNIKKVSMELGGNAPFLVFNDADIDAAVEGALAGKFRNSGQTCVSINRFLVQEDVYDEFSMKLTQSVSKLKVGNGLDKGVQVGPLINAKGLEKVQHHVQDAINHGAELATGGNVMKGLFFQPTVLTNIPKEALIFREETFGPVCALFSFKTEEDGIAMANNTEFGLASYFYSTNVNRCFRVAEQLEAGMVGVNTGLISNAAAPFGGVKQSGVGREGSRHGLDEYMELKYICFGGE comes from the coding sequence ATGAAAAATAAACTTTTAATTGAGAATGCTTATATCAATGGGAAATTTATTACATCAAAACACACTTTTGACGTAATAAATCCTGCTACAGGAAAGATTATCGCTTCATTACCCGATTTGAAAGTGGCAGATTGCAGTAAGGCAATAGATGCTGCTCACAAAGCTTGGAAAAGCTGGAAAAATACAACTGTAGTGGAACGTTCTGATATCATCCGTAAATGGTACAATCTAATTCAAGAGCATAAGGACGATCTTGCAGAAATCATGACGTTGGAAAGTGGGAAACCACTAAGCGAATCTAAAGTTGAAGTGGATTATGGCAGTTCTTTCGTAGCGTGGTTTTCAGAAGAAGCAAAAAGAACCTACGGTGAAACGATACCTTCCCAGAAGAAAGGTAGCAGGATGATGACAATTAAACAGGGTGTAGGTGTAGTCGCGGCAATTACACCCTGGAATTTCCCTATAGCGATGGTAACCCGTAAAGTGGCGCCTGCTTTGGCCGCTGGTTGCACAGTGGTACTCAAACCAGCTTCACAAACACCGTTTTCAGCGATCGCATTAGCGAAACTTGCTGAAGAGGCAGGCGTTCCCAAGGGGGTGATTAATGTCATTACAGGAAAGGATAGCTCCGGGATAGGAAGAGAATTAGCGACGAACGATCTGGTGAGAAAGCTTTCTTTCACAGGATCTACGGAAGTAGGAAAAACGCTTATAGAACAATCAGCCTCGAACATCAAAAAAGTATCAATGGAGCTTGGCGGTAATGCCCCATTCCTAGTTTTTAACGATGCTGATATTGATGCTGCTGTAGAAGGTGCTCTCGCCGGTAAATTTAGAAATTCCGGGCAGACATGTGTATCGATTAATAGATTTCTTGTTCAAGAAGATGTTTACGATGAGTTTTCAATGAAACTTACCCAGTCCGTTAGTAAACTAAAGGTTGGCAATGGACTTGATAAAGGTGTCCAGGTCGGCCCACTCATCAATGCAAAAGGCTTAGAAAAAGTACAACATCATGTACAGGATGCCATAAATCACGGTGCCGAATTGGCTACTGGAGGTAATGTAATGAAAGGCCTATTTTTCCAGCCTACTGTGCTGACGAACATTCCAAAAGAAGCACTTATATTCAGAGAGGAGACCTTTGGCCCAGTCTGTGCCCTTTTTAGCTTTAAAACAGAAGAAGATGGCATAGCGATGGCCAACAATACTGAATTTGGTCTTGCCTCTTATTTCTATAGTACAAATGTCAATCGCTGTTTCCGGGTAGCTGAGCAACTTGAAGCCGGTATGGTCGGTGTCAATACAGGTCTTATTTCAAATGCGGCAGCACCTTTTGGTGGGGTAAAACAATCGGGAGTCGGTCGTGAAGGATCAAGACATGGCTTAGATGAATATATGGAATTAAAATATATCTGTTTCGGCGGAGAATAA
- a CDS encoding LptF/LptG family permease, whose product MKKVHLLILQAFIKPFIVTFFIVMFVLLMLFLFKYIDDLIGKGFEWYTIMELIGYQCVVQIQMAMPLSMLLSSIMTFGNLGESYELVAIKAAGVSLRKAMTPLFVLVGIFATSSFLFSDYILPVVNLKMGTLLTDVRNKKADFLIKPGIFNNTIPGYSIRARGKNKTGTILYDLMIYDHRGGNTANNVLMAKEGYIYNSPDNNYMILKLKDGIRYEEARTKNSKTYDPRQQFTRFKFKETEQKFDMGSFQQGKTDENLFKSHHAMLNLKQLDMYIDSNHIKLDSMGRAISRTLDTRYNIYSKYFSANQPGQPKVKEAKIKPFKNLIADLVPQEQRSQVTMNALNQLNYLKEDLNGRTLEFKDYKSKDIRYRIEWHRKFTLAVSCLLLFAIGAPLGAIIRKGGLGLPVVMAIIFFLIYHIISTVAEKTAKDGAISSGMGMWMAIIVLTPLAAFLTYKSTTDSALFDIDQYKLKVEAAWKWIKEKFSKKNNLKESH is encoded by the coding sequence ATGAAAAAAGTTCATTTACTTATTCTTCAAGCTTTCATAAAACCATTTATTGTCACATTTTTCATTGTGATGTTTGTGCTATTGATGCTTTTTCTATTCAAGTATATCGATGACTTGATTGGAAAAGGCTTCGAATGGTATACGATTATGGAGTTGATTGGCTATCAATGCGTTGTTCAAATTCAAATGGCAATGCCCTTATCCATGTTACTCTCCTCCATTATGACATTTGGAAATCTGGGTGAAAGCTATGAATTGGTTGCTATTAAGGCTGCGGGCGTATCTTTGCGCAAAGCGATGACTCCGCTATTTGTACTCGTCGGAATTTTCGCAACAAGTTCTTTTCTTTTCTCCGACTACATTCTTCCTGTAGTGAATCTGAAAATGGGGACATTACTTACAGATGTACGTAATAAAAAGGCCGATTTCCTTATCAAACCCGGAATATTTAACAATACTATCCCAGGTTACTCCATCCGCGCCCGGGGAAAAAACAAAACGGGAACAATTCTCTACGACTTGATGATCTACGATCACCGCGGTGGCAATACGGCCAATAATGTACTTATGGCAAAAGAAGGCTATATCTACAATTCTCCCGACAACAATTATATGATTCTTAAACTTAAGGATGGTATACGTTACGAAGAGGCACGGACTAAAAACTCCAAAACTTACGATCCACGGCAGCAATTTACGCGATTTAAATTCAAAGAAACTGAGCAAAAGTTTGATATGGGAAGCTTTCAACAGGGTAAAACAGATGAAAACCTGTTCAAGAGCCACCACGCCATGTTAAATTTGAAACAATTGGATATGTATATCGACTCGAACCATATTAAGTTAGATAGTATGGGAAGAGCAATTTCCCGGACATTAGATACGCGATATAATATTTACTCGAAATATTTTAGTGCCAATCAACCTGGACAGCCCAAAGTTAAAGAAGCTAAAATCAAACCTTTTAAAAATCTGATTGCCGATCTTGTACCTCAAGAACAACGTTCACAGGTCACGATGAATGCACTAAACCAGTTGAATTATCTGAAGGAAGATCTGAATGGCCGTACGCTTGAATTTAAAGATTACAAATCGAAAGATATCCGCTACCGCATTGAGTGGCATCGCAAGTTTACCCTTGCTGTTTCCTGTCTTTTATTGTTTGCGATCGGAGCGCCACTTGGTGCCATTATCAGAAAGGGAGGGCTTGGTCTTCCTGTAGTTATGGCCATTATATTCTTTCTAATTTATCATATTATTTCGACGGTAGCAGAAAAAACGGCTAAAGATGGCGCGATATCATCAGGTATGGGGATGTGGATGGCAATCATTGTATTAACACCACTTGCTGCTTTTCTAACGTACAAATCGACAACAGATTCCGCTTTATTTGATATTGATCAATACAAGTTAAAAGTAGAAGCCGCGTGGAAATGGATAAAAGAAAAGTTTTCAAAAAAGAATAATTTAAAAGAATCACATTAG
- a CDS encoding DUF4476 domain-containing protein, with translation MYRKILIMLLLLIVAVAGFAQRYRSLGGTLNIYSADVPFFLYINDILYNNRASSDVKISHLKNRSYNLRIVFADRQRRTLNGTGIQLVDRNGQFMDVVFSVSNRRGNKGIILESMQPIDRYGNSNYRNDLRYDNQDSYNDEQYDEPYRQSESRGELPAYNRNGYDHDWSNDQKRQPEESEIYRNGIDRPYGNAKDEGNGQPDKEVFLKTDSNRLNDLLNQKENDQDKLALAARELQNMQLRVSEIADLMELFIRDDNKLTFAKYAYPTCLDKQNYEQVGEALSFSSTREKLLDFLKK, from the coding sequence ATGTATAGAAAAATTCTAATTATGCTCTTGTTGCTGATTGTAGCAGTAGCAGGTTTTGCGCAACGGTACAGGTCTTTGGGCGGTACATTAAATATCTACTCTGCAGATGTACCCTTTTTCCTTTATATTAATGACATTTTGTATAATAATAGAGCTTCAAGCGATGTCAAAATATCTCATTTGAAGAATAGGAGTTATAATTTGCGTATTGTGTTTGCCGATCGGCAGCGCCGCACATTAAATGGCACCGGAATACAACTTGTCGATAGAAATGGGCAATTTATGGACGTTGTATTTTCTGTCAGTAACAGAAGAGGAAACAAGGGGATTATTTTAGAATCCATGCAACCTATTGATCGTTATGGCAATAGTAATTATCGTAACGATTTACGTTATGATAATCAGGATAGCTATAACGATGAACAGTATGATGAACCATATAGACAATCGGAAAGTCGTGGCGAATTGCCGGCCTATAATCGCAATGGCTATGATCATGACTGGAGCAATGATCAAAAGAGGCAGCCGGAGGAATCCGAAATTTATCGTAATGGGATAGATCGCCCTTATGGAAATGCTAAAGATGAAGGAAATGGTCAACCGGATAAAGAAGTATTCCTTAAAACAGATTCTAACCGATTGAATGACCTATTGAATCAGAAAGAAAATGATCAGGATAAACTCGCGTTAGCTGCTCGGGAGTTACAAAACATGCAACTTCGTGTTTCCGAAATTGCCGATTTAATGGAATTGTTTATACGGGATGATAATAAGCTCACCTTTGCTAAATATGCTTATCCAACTTGTTTGGATAAGCAGAATTATGAGCAAGTAGGGGAGGCCTTATCATTTAGTTCAACCCGTGAAAAGCTTTTGGATTTTCTAAAAAAATAA
- a CDS encoding bifunctional 3,4-dihydroxy-2-butanone-4-phosphate synthase/GTP cyclohydrolase II, whose product MDFKLNTIEEAIADIQAGKVVIVVDDEDRENEGDFVTAARNATPEIINFMATHGRGLVCAPITKERADALHLDLMVGQNTAVYETNFTVSIDLQGYGCTTGISASDRSKTIKAMIDPNIHYEELGRPGHIFPLIAKDGGVLRRTGHTEASVDLARLAGFEPAGVLVEILKEDGEMARLPELLEVAKKFDLKIVSIEDLIEYRLKHDSLINEEVTVNMPTQYGDFKMKAFTQKDTGEQHLALYKGDWNEDEPILVRVHSSCVTGDIFGSCRCDCGPQLHKAMEMIQQEGKGVIVYMNQEGRGIGLINKLHAYKLQENGLDTVDANVQLGFKADLRDYGVGAQILRNLGVTKMRLMSNNPTKRAGLVGYGLEVVENVPIEITANPFNEEYLKTKRDRMGHTIMKNL is encoded by the coding sequence ATGGATTTCAAATTAAACACGATCGAAGAAGCGATCGCTGATATACAAGCAGGAAAAGTAGTAATCGTAGTGGATGACGAAGACCGCGAAAATGAAGGAGACTTTGTCACTGCTGCTCGCAATGCCACTCCTGAAATCATAAACTTTATGGCTACTCACGGGCGCGGATTGGTATGTGCTCCGATAACGAAAGAAAGGGCAGATGCATTACACCTTGATCTCATGGTAGGGCAAAATACAGCAGTATACGAAACTAACTTTACTGTTTCCATTGACCTGCAGGGATATGGTTGTACTACAGGAATTTCAGCGTCAGACCGTTCGAAAACAATTAAAGCAATGATTGATCCTAATATTCATTACGAAGAATTAGGTAGGCCAGGTCATATTTTTCCCTTAATAGCAAAAGATGGCGGCGTATTACGTCGTACTGGTCATACAGAGGCTTCAGTTGACCTGGCTCGATTAGCAGGATTTGAACCTGCAGGTGTATTGGTTGAGATTTTAAAAGAAGACGGCGAAATGGCTAGGCTTCCCGAACTTCTGGAAGTTGCTAAAAAATTCGATTTAAAGATCGTAAGTATTGAAGATCTGATCGAGTACCGCCTTAAACACGACTCGCTGATCAATGAAGAAGTCACCGTTAATATGCCAACACAATATGGTGATTTTAAAATGAAAGCTTTTACGCAGAAAGATACTGGCGAACAGCATTTAGCGCTTTACAAAGGAGACTGGAATGAAGACGAGCCTATTTTAGTACGTGTGCATAGTTCTTGTGTTACAGGAGATATTTTTGGGTCTTGCCGATGCGATTGTGGCCCGCAGCTGCATAAAGCCATGGAAATGATCCAGCAGGAAGGTAAAGGTGTCATTGTGTATATGAATCAGGAAGGACGAGGTATCGGACTGATCAATAAATTACACGCATACAAATTGCAAGAAAATGGATTGGACACAGTAGATGCTAATGTACAGTTAGGATTTAAGGCCGATTTAAGAGACTATGGTGTAGGTGCACAGATCTTAAGAAATCTGGGGGTCACAAAAATGCGCCTTATGTCAAACAACCCTACGAAACGCGCGGGTTTGGTAGGTTATGGTCTTGAAGTTGTAGAAAATGTACCTATTGAAATAACGGCAAATCCATTTAACGAAGAATATCTAAAAACCAAACGGGATCGTATGGGGCATACGATCATGAAAAATTTATAA
- a CDS encoding START-like domain-containing protein: MADKIKFQLEYIINSSPRILFPYLQEPNELAQWFADDVNYKDTVYTFIWDDEPHRAKIVASKENKSVRFKWLDDDPYYFDLEIDQDELTNDVALKITDFAKEEDLENRKLIWKNSIVYLQSVIGA; encoded by the coding sequence ATGGCAGATAAAATAAAATTCCAACTAGAATATATCATCAACTCTTCACCTAGAATTTTATTTCCGTATTTGCAAGAACCAAACGAATTGGCACAATGGTTTGCAGATGATGTAAACTATAAAGACACCGTTTATACTTTCATTTGGGATGATGAACCACACCGAGCAAAAATTGTAGCATCGAAAGAAAACAAATCTGTACGCTTTAAATGGCTCGATGATGATCCCTATTATTTCGATCTGGAGATCGACCAAGATGAACTAACAAATGATGTTGCTCTCAAAATAACTGATTTCGCTAAAGAAGAAGATCTTGAAAACAGAAAATTAATTTGGAAAAATTCAATAGTCTATCTTCAGAGTGTTATAGGTGCATAA
- a CDS encoding DCC1-like thiol-disulfide oxidoreductase family protein, producing MEQQRKHIIFFDGDCLICNRFVQMLLRIDRKKKFLFSSLQSEFSRTTLKNIPKDIDSIVYLSSEGSFIKSEAILKIIKQLGFPYTICYLLKILPIGWRDALYDYFAKNRYQWFGKNESCKIPSKAERERFI from the coding sequence ATGGAACAACAAAGAAAACATATCATCTTTTTTGATGGGGATTGCTTGATTTGTAATCGCTTTGTTCAAATGCTATTAAGAATAGATCGTAAAAAGAAATTCTTATTTAGTTCCCTTCAGTCTGAATTTAGTAGGACCACGCTTAAAAACATCCCTAAAGACATTGATTCAATCGTTTATTTATCTTCTGAAGGTAGTTTTATCAAAAGTGAAGCTATTCTTAAAATCATTAAGCAATTGGGTTTCCCCTACACCATATGTTATTTACTGAAGATTTTACCCATTGGATGGAGAGATGCGCTTTATGACTATTTTGCTAAAAACCGTTATCAATGGTTTGGCAAAAATGAGTCTTGTAAGATACCTTCAAAAGCTGAAAGAGAAAGATTCATTTGA